One Triticum dicoccoides isolate Atlit2015 ecotype Zavitan chromosome 5B, WEW_v2.0, whole genome shotgun sequence genomic window carries:
- the LOC119305081 gene encoding uncharacterized protein LOC119305081, with the protein MAAHPPAPAALPTMPMIDWRPLHAAARPSVFIIVLTPRLKKTLTRVADTYGIKEEKELDEIFKADYLTETGIAVRTVGDFLFITTTAHIVDFLFQAQWGPISAAQFNDYFEIAVTCSHAESRFIQGGFVGERTYTRATVCAIDCAKDLMMVRVDLRDLAVRTRGELQQRIRCTSDHPAVQFSMATNAGTQCMLYSWPAYRPCTMATGLQGLHRGPLDLMSTNKNGYDLQLIEASVGTEAGSSGAPLYNTNQQVLGILHGGSGVHSQFIPARYIWTFINNNCLLPKPRGPQDQGKPSQRPGPPPRDRDKRGPGGKPGTSDASSKRIRSAAKDKTVAV; encoded by the coding sequence ATGGCTGCTCACCCGCCTGCTCCGGCTGCTCTGCCTACCATGCCGATGATTGATTGGAGGCCACTGCATGCGGCAGCCAGGCCGTCTGTCTTTATCATTGTCCTCACGCCACGTCTAAAGAAGACCCTGACACGTGTCGCTGACACATACGGCATCAAGGAAGAGAAAGAGCTTGATGAAATTTTTAAAGCAGATTACCTCACGGAAACCGGCATTGCCGTGAGGACAGTGGGCGACTTTCTCTTCATCACAACAACTGCGCACATTGTAGACTTCCTTTTTCAGGCACAGTGGGGGCCCATTTCAGCAGCTCAGTTCAATGATTATTTTGAGATTGCGGTCACCTGCTCCCATGCGGAAAGTCGCTTCATTCAGGGCGGGTTTGTCGGAGAGCGAACCTACACACGAGCAACGGTTTGTGCCATCGATTGTGCCAAAGACTTGATGATGGTACGCGTGGATCTTAGGGATCTGGCCGTGAGGACTAGGGGGGAGCTGCAGCAGAGGATTCGCTGCACATCAGATCATCCGGCTGTTCAGTTCAGCATGGCCACCAACGCGGGTACCCAATGCATGCTCTACTCTTGGCCGGCGTATCGTCCGTGCACAATGGCCACGGGACTTCAAGGCCTTCATCGAGGACCGTTGGATTTGATGAGCACCAACAAGAATGGCTATGACTTGCAGCTTATTGAAGCATCGGTGGGAACCGAGGCTGGGTCATCTGGCGCTCCACTTTACAATACCAATCAGCAGGTGCTAGGCATACTGCACGGCGGGTCTGGGGTTCACTCACAATTTATCCCGGCACGCTACATCTGGACCTTCATTAACAACAATTGTCTCCTTCCGAAGCCTCGAGGTCCGCAGGATCAGGGTAAGCCCTCCCAGAGGCCGGGCCCCCCTCCTAGAGATCGAGACAAGCGCGGTCCAGGTGGCAAGCCAGGCACCTCTGATGCTTCCTCCAAGCGCATTCGTTCTGCTGCCAAGGACAAGACCGTCGCTGTTTGA